The Elgaria multicarinata webbii isolate HBS135686 ecotype San Diego chromosome 1, rElgMul1.1.pri, whole genome shotgun sequence genome has a window encoding:
- the HMGCS2 gene encoding hydroxymethylglutaryl-CoA synthase, mitochondrial — protein sequence MFRLFSNTKRCLKVKRALQRPLWPVHFPAMVQQTRFSIDSVHHQTQSVSSWPKDVGILALEVYFPSQYVDQVELEKYDGVEAGKYTVGLGQKQMGFCAAHEDINSLCMTVVQRLVERSHLSWDSIGRLEVGTETIIDKSKAVKTVLMQLFEDSGNTDIEGIDTTNACYGGTASLFNAADWVESSSWDGRYALVVCGDIAVYATGNARPTGGAGAVAMLVGPDAPLTLERGLRGTHMEHVYDFYKPDLASEYPVVDGQLSIQCYFRALDRCYATYRKKIENQWQKAGVNKHCTLEDFQFMIFHTPFCKLVQKSLARVLLNDFLASREPNTESGIYKGLKEFSNVKLEETYSSKEVDKAFQKASQELFRQKTQPSLFLSARNGNMYTPSVYGCLASLLAQYPAQQLAGSRIGVFSYGSGLSASMFSLKVSQNSAQGSPLEKLVNNLSDLEARLDSRKCVPPEKFAEIMKVREDTHHLVDHTPHGSKDELFPGTWYLERVDDKNRRKYARRPN from the exons ATTCTCAATAGATTCCGTGCATCACCAGACCCAGTCTGTCTCCTCATGGCCCAAGGATGTGGGGATCCTTGCTCTGGAAGTATATTTCCCTTCCCAGTATGTAGACCAGGTTGAACTGGAGAAATATGATGGGGTAGAGGCAGGGAAATACACAGTGGGACTAGGCCAGAAACAGATGGGTTTCTGTGCAGCCCATGAGGACATCAACTCCTTGTGCATGACTGTGGTACAACGTCTGGTAGAGCGAAGCCATCTTTCCTGGGATTCTATTGGTCGGCTGGAGGTTGGCACAGAGACTATCATTGACAAGTCCAAGGCTGTCAAGACAGTTCTGATGCAGCTCTTTGAAGATTCGGGAAACACAGACATCGAGGGCATCGACACTACCAATGCCTGCTATGGAGGCACAGCCTCCCTCTTCAATGCAGCTGACTGGGTGGAGTCCAGCTCCTGGGATG GACGCTATGCCTTAGTGGTTTGTGGTGATATTGCTGTCTATGCCACTGGAAATGCAAGGCCAACAGGTGGAGCAGGAGCTGTAGCTATGCTGGTTGGACCAGATGCCCCGCTGACTTTAGAGAGAG gtCTCCGTGGGACCCACATGGAACATGTCTATGACTTCTATAAGCCAGACTTGGCTTCAGAGTATCCTGTGGTGGATGGGCAGCTCTCCATTCAATGCTACTTCCGAGCCCTAGATCGGTGCTATGCTACATACCGCAAAAAGATCGAAAACCAATGGCAGAAAG CTGGAGTAAACAAGCACTGTACTCTTGAAGACTTCCAGTTCATGATCTTCCACACACCCTTCTGTAAACTGGTGCAGAAGTCCCTGGCACGAGTGTTGCTGAATGACTTCCTTGCTTCTCGTGAGCCTAATACTGAGAGTGGAATCTACAAGGGGCTAAAGGAATTCAG CAATGTGAAGTTGGAAGAAACCTACTCCAGCAAGGAGGTGGACAAAGCTTTTCAGAAGGCCAGCCAAGAGCTGTTCAGGCAGAAAACTCAGCCCTCCCTTTTCCTCTCTGCTCGCAACGGCAACATGTACACGCCATCCGTGTATGGCTGCCTTGCATCTCTCCTGGCACA gtaccctgcccaaCAGCTGGCTGGCTCCAGAATTGGTGTCTTCTCCTATGGCTCTGGACTATCAGCCAGCATGTTCTCCCTGAAGGTGTCCCAGAATTCTGCTCAAG GCTCACCTCTGGAAAAACTGGTAAACAACCTTTCAGATCTGGAGGCTCGGTTGGACTCCCGGAAATGTGTTCCCCCTGAGAAATTTGCTGAGATCATGAAAGTCAGAGAGGACACACATCATTTGG TGGACCACACTCCCCATGGGTCCAAGGATGAGCTGTTCCCAGGAACTTGGTACTTAGAGCGGGTGGATGACAAGAACCGCAGGAAGTATGCACGAAGACCAAACTAG